A genomic stretch from Gemmatimonadaceae bacterium includes:
- the rbfA gene encoding 30S ribosome-binding factor RbfA — MRAPWRRLPLRNNRRADRVAEAVREEIATFLAESVKDPRIVGFVTVTGVDITPDLRHAKVFVSVMGSDTEKEATFAGLASTASHLRSRVGRALRLRVAPEINFREDDSVARAARIESLLAGIKAGSPQAPAPAEPSSPASSGEDTDD; from the coding sequence TTGCGCGCACCCTGGCGTCGACTGCCTCTGCGTAATAATCGTCGCGCGGACCGTGTGGCCGAGGCGGTCCGCGAGGAGATAGCGACGTTCCTCGCCGAGTCAGTAAAGGATCCCCGCATCGTCGGCTTCGTGACGGTGACGGGAGTTGACATCACTCCCGACCTGCGTCACGCGAAGGTTTTCGTGAGCGTGATGGGAAGCGACACCGAAAAGGAAGCGACCTTCGCCGGGCTCGCGAGCACGGCGTCCCACCTTCGCTCGCGCGTCGGCCGGGCACTCCGGCTCCGCGTCGCGCCCGAGATCAACTTCCGCGAAGACGACAGCGTCGCGCGGGCAGCGCGCATCGAGTCGCTGCTCGCGGGGATCAAGGCGGGGTCGCCGCAGGCGCCCGCTCCGGCCGAACCTTCTTCGCCAGCCTCCTCAGGCGAAGACACGGACGACTGA